Below is a genomic region from Ahaetulla prasina isolate Xishuangbanna chromosome 16, ASM2864084v1, whole genome shotgun sequence.
tatatataatctgtctaccatctattatctatcatgtatctatcttatctatcatctataccaTCTATTatcttattatctatctatctatctatctatctatctatctatctatctatctatctatatgtgtctaccgtgtttcccccaaaataagaccctgtcttatatttttttgaaccctgaaataagtacttggccttattgccctgcgcacaaaagcccaattggacttattatcaggggatgtcttattttggggaaaacagagtaatctatcatctatgtctgtctatctatctatctatctatctatctatctatctatctatctatctatctatctatctatctgtcatctatgtctactgtgtttccccaaaataagaccctgtgttatatttttttatctatCGTCTAATTGTCTCTTGtatcatcaatcaatctatctatctatcagctctctctcttctatcatcACTCTATccttatctatctattgtctctctctcttctatcatctatctatctatcatctatccatcatataTATGCCACAAAATACAAATGCACACCTCAGTCAGCAGACTCAAAttctatagatatatatagagatatatatgCATAGTATGTATGGACATATTAtagtatatgtacatatacagaGTTGAACAAACCTAACCTACAAACGTTATTTATATTAAAAGCAAACTCAACCCGCTGGATTGAACTGacaatgcacaaacacacacacacacaaacaatatgCAAAAACAGACAGAGCTGGGCAAACGGATAACACCCGCATGATCTACCTAAACAATGCAGTATAACAGGCTCAAGTAATAAGCAGGCAGGCTTAGGGAAATCCTTAAATCCTAAgagaaactgagagcatatgcaccaaagacaaattccttgtgtgtccaatcacacttggccaataaaaattctattctaacaaacCCACTGGAATAGACGTGCACACAAACGCACAAAAAAAGTTGTGATCTTTGCACACTTCATTTTACTTGGGCAAAACCGGCAGTGCTTTGCAATAAATCATCATCAAGCAAAGCTACGCATTATTGAGAGGCGGTCCctgtccccccctttttttttttaaatttaaaatttaattagtcgGCTGGTAATTATAATTGCTCCATAATTCGATCCCCGAATTGAATCGATCCGTTTGCAAACGCGGATTGATAACTTCACTCTCCCTCCCACCTCAGGACTAAACCACTCCAACAaggcggggggggaggaggaggagagaagaaaccaaAACCGTCATTCTTTCCTCGCTTATCCCCACCCCCACAAGATTTGCTTTCATGGTTTGATCCGCACCGCGGGCTTCCTGTTCCTTCCCGGCTTCCGTCCTTTCCTTTTCTTGGCTTGTAACAGCAGGTCCCGGTTGCAGTGATGGTAAGAAATCGCGGGAGGGGTCGGTTCGAATCCGGTTGCATCCGTTCCGAGAAGGGGCTTTGGGGCCGGGGTGTAAACGGGGTTGTCGGGGGAAAGGCTGCTTGAGTTAGGCCGCCCCATATGAGGAATGAAGGGGCGGCGGGAGGGCAGCTATGGGGCGGAGAGTGAAATAGGCCTCGCTGGGGCATAGAAGGAGCGAGGACTTTGcaatgggggggcggggggggcgagtggaaagagaaagaaaagcttcCGGGTTGTCAGCCCTTTGCTTAGGCGGGCTTTGTAGTCCCCTGCTTGAGATGGGCTTCGTTGCCTTCGAGTAGGAAGAGTGTCCCAAACGCTTTACGGGCAGGACGCAACCTTTTAGGCAGCATGGTGTTCCCATAGACCGAGGGGGGTCTCCTAACTGGGctaggctagggaattctgggagttgaagtctataaggTCTGCAGGTTGCCTGGAGTCTTTTGCCATAAACCACTGGAGGtactgggagtggggggggggctgcagcatCACTTGAGAaccctaccccccccccaaaaaaagggagtTGGGACATGTTTGGAGCTtgctatttgtaccctatgactatcattaagtgttgtaagtgttgtaccttgatgaaggtatcttttcttttatgtacgctgagagcttatgcaccaagacaaattacttgtgtgtccaatcacacttggccaataaaaaaattctattctattctattttattttattctattctatgattcttgatgagcgtatcttgtcttttatgtacactgagacactatgcaccaaagacaagttccttgtgtgtccaatcacagttggccaataaaaattctgttctattctattctattctattctatgattcttgatgaacgtatcttgtcttttatgtacactgagagcgtatgcaccaggacaaattccttgtgtgtccaatcacacttggtcaataaagaattctattctattctattctattctattctattctattctattctattctattctattctatgattcttgatgaacgtatcttgtcttttatgtacactgagatactatgcaccaaagacaaattccttgtgtgtccaattacacttggccaataaaaaattctattctattctattctattctatgattcttgatgaacgtatcttgtcttttatgtacactgagatactatgcaccaaagacaaattccttgtgtgtccaattacacttggccaacaaaaaattcaattctgtgctattctattctttgttccATCATAAGTCCTTCTAATCTGCATCCTTTGATGTTTACAACAGGGGAACAAATTGGGGTGTTCCTTATTTCTTACTGTTTATTGTTCACCAAAATAAATACACTCCTTATTACAACGGCTTGTGAAGACCGACTGAAGCAGTAGATAAAttgcttaaataaaataaatttacgtGGCCTCACACACATTAACCAAAGCTGGTCGGATGTGCGCTTTTTTCtcccgtttttttttttaattgttccttTTACTCCCACACTTGATGCGGTACATCTTTATATATCTGTACGTTATACAGCCATTTCACTATTTCTGCATCGTAATTGGTGAAATAGATTGTGCTCAAAATCTCTCAGTAACTCTGTTTTACGAGTCAGAATAATAGACCCACAAAgtaaatattctaaatatatgTAGTGTCCTGATTTCACTATACCCATGTTCTGTTTAATTGTGTTCTTAATTATTCTCTGATCAATTCCTTCCTTTCCCTGAACTTAAGAGCGATACATGTGGTAAAAAgcctattccatattcttttttttttaaaaaaaatgttatcctTGCTCAGCTTCAAATAGAAGTGTTTTGAGTGTTTAGAAGTCTAGTGATTTTAGGAAAACGAGGGCAAGacaatatctttttttcccccctcttataCCATCGCCACTTTGAGTTTATAATGTGGGAAgttgcttttttgtgtgtgttttatcgCAAAGGCGGTGTTCTGTAAAGCTATCCAACTTTGGCTCAGTGATGCTACTTCTGCCCCTAGGCCAAGATCAAAGCTCGTGACTTGcgagggaagaagaaggaagagctgTTGAAACAGCTAGATGACCTCAAGGTGGAACTGTCTCAGCTCCGCGTTGCCAAGGTGACTGGCGGAGCAGCTTCCAAACTCTCCAAGATGTAAGTTTTTCCCTGGGCTTCTCCGGACACTCCTATCGggattgaaaataaaattgtCAGGGAATAAACCAGCAATTGCTTGTTGCTTCCCTGACCTGATCCTTAATTCCCTTTctgtatatttattcatatatatattcttttttttttaaaaaaaatgttatcctTGCTCAGCTTCAAATAGAAGTGTTTTGAGTGTTTAGAAGTCTAGTGATTTTAGGAAAACGAGGGCAAGacaatatctttttttcccccctcttataCCATCGCCACTTTGAGTTTATAATGTGGGAAgttgcttttttgtgtgtgttttatcgCAAAGGCGGTGTTCTGTAAAGCTATCCAACTTTGGCTCAGTGATGCTACTTCTGCCCCTAGGCCAAGATCAAAGCTCGTGACTTGcgagggaagaagaaggaagagctgTTGAAACAGCTAGATGACCTCAAGGTGGAACTGTCTCAGCTCCGCGTTAAGGTGATCATGGAGCAGCTTCCAAACTCTCCAAGATGTAAGTTTTTCCCTGGGCTTCTCCGGACACTCCTATCGggattgaaaataaaattgtCAGGGAATAAACCAGCAATTGCTTGTTGCTTCCCTGACCTGATCCTTAATTCCCTTTctgtatatttattcatatatatattctttttttttttaattttgtagccGGGTGGTTCGCAAATCCATTGCCAGAGTGCTGACCGTCATTAACCAGACCCAGAAAGAAAACCTCCGAAAATTCTACAAAGTGAGTCTTAAAAGCGTTAATTCCTGCctctttttttcttgaaattcCTTTGGGTGGAAActgttagggcctctggtggctcagcagacacagtctgtctgctattaacacagctgcttgcaattactgcaagttcaagtcccaccaggcccaaggttgactcagccttccatcctttataaggtaggtaaaatgaggacccagattgttgggggcaagaaagttgactttgtatacaatatacaaatggatgaagactattgcttaacacagtgtaagccgccctgagtcttcggagaagggtgggatataaattcaaataaaaaaaaacccgacCAGTGGAGTTTACTTTGCGGATGGTGATAATAAAATATGAGGCTGTTTTAGGcacaaagaagggaggggggttgatgGCTCAGTCGTTAAAAactctgagcttgtcagctggaaatttGACAGCTcgggttcgagacccgagtgctgcgcgacgggctgagctcccgttctttgctccagctcctgcccatcttgcagttcgaaaacatgcaaatgagagtagataaataggtaccacttcgatgggaaagtaacagcgttcctcgAGCCTCGACAaatagtcatgccggctacatgaccacagaaaatgccTTTGGACAATGATGGCTCCCTCGGCTACGAaacagatgagcaccgctcctagAGGTGGACACGACTGGACAGGACAAATCTTCTAATCTTTTAGACATTTGAGGGCCATCGGGAGGGAGGCGGCCTGGCTCGGCCCGGCCGGAGGAGGTTTGCAAGGCTATCACTCAACACGGCTTACCATCCTGAGGATGCAGTGTGAATCTGCTCTTGCGAAACCAGGTTTCCTGCTGGGTAGCTTTTGCCAAGCCAGTTTGGTCAGGCCGCTCTCAGGAAACAGGGTACCATTGTTTCCTTTGTGTTACTTTGCTACAagccttctgaaaaaaaaaatcgggctcaattatggtttgcGAGTTGAAGACAACCTGTAGTTACGCCGAGTCAGAACAGGGATCAGATCCCTGGCAGGGTGCTGGATTCCTTCTGCTAGGCCTTCCTTGAGCCCGTGGGAATGTCTAAACAAACAGCGGGGGTTCCTTTGATGTGTGTTTACATCACACATCACCAGCCATTCAGAGCACCGATTGTCTGAAACAATCGAAAGCCAAGCACAAAGTCTTAACACAATTTGCACACCGAGATAAAATATTAAACAGATCCATTCATCATCCTTAGCTTTCTGGCCGCCTGGAATGattgaataccgatggatgtgcAGCAGCCCGTTGCAAAcgagcctttaaaaaaataataataatactgcacATATCAGCCTCCCTTTCCCACAGTGGCCAGGCAGCTGTTTCTGGGAGGCCCAAATATAGGGGGTGGGGAAGAAAATCCAAGAGCAGACGCTCAAAATTGACAATCGTAAGccaatatacaatataatatacaatattgtatataatatatacaatataatatacaaatggatgaagactattgctaacatagtgtaagccgccctgagtcttcggagaagggcgggatataaatgcaaattaaaaaaaaaaattcttctgatCCCAGAGGTGTCGGGTGCATAGGATCGGGATGCTTCGTAGTATTGAGCGTAGAAGATTTATTGTTCAAGAATCCGGTTGGCTAACTTCTAAATTGGTGCTCAGATAAGGGTCATCGGTATTCAGGAGTGGCGCTTGTGGGAACACAACGATTCTAAACCGATGACAcgtttcattccccccccccagctctgcctgctcttccccTACAAGAGGTGGCAGCCAGGGGTGGgttgtacttacctttactactggttcgcaacgggatcaTTCGCGTGTAAGCGCCGAACTTCTGCGCACGCACAGATCACCTATGACGAAATccaggtcggtgggcggagcatcccgccggttttactacgggttcttacGAACTGGTGGCGGCTTATTCTCAACGGTAGCCATTGATAACCTCCGGGAAGTTCGTCGCAGACATCGCCATGCTCAGCTCCGCATGCTACTGATATCTGTATTCTGAGCTTCCAGCATTTATCGAGCTGCGTtgacctctctcttttttttcctcctggccACAGGGCAAGAAATACAAGCCGCTGGACTTGCGCCCGAAGAAGACAAGAGCCATGCGGAGGAGGCTCAATAAGCATGAAGAAGGCCTGAAGACCAAGAAACAGCAACGGAAAGAGCGGCTCTATCCGCCTCGCAAATACGCCGTGAAGGCCTGAAGACCCATTGACTGTCAATGAAGAACCGGCCCATTAAAAAGTTTTTCAACAAAAAAGAGGAAGCTGTGGTTGTGTCTCTTAAGGAACCAGGAGTTGGGTTCGGAGATAAGACGGTAGTTAGCTTGAAAGGTTACTTACCTGCGTAGGTAAGCTGGATGGGAGGAGTTTCTCCCTTCTCCCATAATGTCATTAAAAGTCACAGAAAACGAAGCACAGGCGGTCTTTGACTTAACAGCCGTTTGTTTAGTGGCCGTTTAAAATTACGGAGCCGCTGAAAAAGTGACGATGTTTTTCGCACCACTTCCctgtctgtggtcacatgatcaaaattcggatctcggcagctggttcatatttacgaccttGGCCGTGCCCTGGGATCGTACAGCCAAAGTCAAATGGGGAAAGCCAGGTTGGTTTaacaaactctttttttaacaccTGCAGCGGTCcactttaacaacggtggcaagaagcgTGaagcggggcaaaattcacttaacagaaattttgggcttaattggggGTTGTAGGTTAGAGACTTACCCTGtttctccacacaccccaaaaataagacatcccctgataataagcccgatcgggcttttgagcacatggcaataaggccaagcgcttatttcagggtccaaaaaaaatataagacaggatcttattttcggggaaacacggtatctgtATAGCAAGATTCAGGGctgatattttttcccccccatacaGAACCTGGTTTAACCTCCATAATTTGTTTCCCACCGTCGGGTTATCTATGGGTTGGATAGTTAAGGAAGAATCTAACAATGATTGAAGTCTTGAGATCTTGGTAGATCAACGGAAGATTGAAGGGAGGGATGACAGGTGCATTTCATCTCATCTTTATAGAATTTTAGTGGGTGGGGAGGAaacgtttaattaaataaaataaaaataaataaaaaaattaaataaaacgttCTGCCTAGTGAAGCCTCTTGACAAGGCAACGTTCCATCTGTGAAACAAGCAGGACCTTCAAAATTAATATTCAACATCCTCATAATGAACTCTCAGTCCAAATTCCTAGCTCGGctctcttaaccactagacccataatagtgaacctatggcacaggtgtaGCACaggtgtagccatatcagtgggcatgtgagctcagctccggcgcaccagctaattttcaggccttctgggcccaccagaagtagggaaacaagctgtttcctgcctccggaggatcTCGGAAGGGGGGGgtagtggggaaggcccgtttttctctcacctgactccagagcctttctaggagtctggggagggtgaaaaccgcctttcccacccacccccaccc
It encodes:
- the RPL35 gene encoding large ribosomal subunit protein uL29, which translates into the protein MAKIKARDLRGKKKEELLKQLDDLKVELSQLRVAKVTGGAASKLSKIRVVRKSIARVLTVINQTQKENLRKFYKGKKYKPLDLRPKKTRAMRRRLNKHEEGLKTKKQQRKERLYPPRKYAVKA